The following are encoded in a window of Panicum virgatum strain AP13 chromosome 5N, P.virgatum_v5, whole genome shotgun sequence genomic DNA:
- the LOC120675610 gene encoding ubiquitin domain-containing protein 1-like isoform X1, translating into MGCAGSTPKTDDNGKKLKKPKPWKHTQAITPAQLRQMRDEFWDTAPHYGGQKEIWDALRAAADSDLALAQTIVDSAGIIVSSSDMTLCYDERGAKYELPKYVLSEPTNLIRDG; encoded by the exons ATGGGATGCGCCGGATCCACTCCAAAGACTGACG ATAATGGTAAGAAGCTGAAAAAACCAAAGCCTTGGAAGCACACCCAAGCAATAACTCCAGCGCAACTCAGACAGATGCGTGATGAATTTTGGGACACTGCCCCTCACTATGGTGGACAGAAAG aAATTTGGGATGCACTTAGAGCTGCTGCAGATTCTGATTTGGCACTTGCACAGACCATAGTGGATAGCGCTGGCATCATCGTATCAAGTTCCGACATGACACTTTGCTATGACGAAAGAG GTGCCAAATATGAACTTCCGAAGTATGTTCTAAGCGAACCGACAAACTTGATCAGGGATGGTTAA
- the LOC120675610 gene encoding ubiquitin domain-containing protein 1-like isoform X2 has product MRDEFWDTAPHYGGQKEIWDALRAAADSDLALAQTIVDSAGIIVSSSDMTLCYDERGAKYELPKYVLSEPTNLIRDG; this is encoded by the exons ATGCGTGATGAATTTTGGGACACTGCCCCTCACTATGGTGGACAGAAAG aAATTTGGGATGCACTTAGAGCTGCTGCAGATTCTGATTTGGCACTTGCACAGACCATAGTGGATAGCGCTGGCATCATCGTATCAAGTTCCGACATGACACTTTGCTATGACGAAAGAG GTGCCAAATATGAACTTCCGAAGTATGTTCTAAGCGAACCGACAAACTTGATCAGGGATGGTTAA
- the LOC120676118 gene encoding pathogen-related protein-like — MDSSGGDPYRSHLAGDGEKDTVWRHGAPPTYDAVNALFEAERTQEWPAGSLEEVVQNAVKTWEMELSHKARLSDFKSVSPGRFTLSVNGGRARGGEETLAAGSYNALLAGSPLLAAAGAYDAAAETFASSHDLFRAAFPRGFAWEVLRVYSGPPVIAFKFRHWGHKEGPYKGRAATGEKVEFLGVAVLKVDEQLRAEDVEVYYDPGELFGGLLKGPKVASSEEDRGEVALAERLGEAATLSASGADPPPGDCPFLSSGKPE; from the exons ATGGACTCCTCCGGCGGCGACCCGTACAGGTCTCAcctggccggcgacggcgagaagGACACCGTGTGGCGCCACGGCGCGCCGCCCACGTACGACGCCGTGAACGCCCTCTTCGAGGCCGAGCGCACGCAG GAGTGGCCGGCGGGCTcgctggaggaggtggtgcagaACGCGGTGAAGACGTGGGAGATGGAGCTGTCGCACAAGGCGCGGCTGTCGGACTTCAAGTCGGTGAGCCCGGGGCGGTTCACCCTGTCCGTGaacggcggccgcgcgcggggCGGGGAGGAGACGCTGGCCGCGGGCAGCTACAACGCGCTGCTGGCCGGCAGCCCGCTGCTGGCGGCCGCGGGCGCGTACGACGCCGCGGCCGAGACGTTCGCGTCCTCGCACGACCTGTTCCGCGCCGCGTTCCCGCGCGGGTTCGCGTGGGAGGTGCTCAGGGTCTACTCCGGCCCGCCGGTGATCGCCTTCAAGTTCCGGCACTGGGGGCACAAGGAGGGGCCGTACAAGGgacgcgccgccaccggcgagaAGGTCGAGTTCCTCGGCGTCGCCGTCCTCAAG GTGGACGAGCAGCTGCGGGCGGAGGACGTGGAGGTGTACTACGACCCGGGCGAGCTTTTCGGTGGCCTCCTCAAGGGCCCCAAAGTGGCTTCGTCCGAGGAGGATCGCGGCGAGGTGGCGCTCGCCGAGAGGCTCGGGGAGGCCGCTACCTTGTCGGCGTCAGGTGCTGACCCGCCACCGGGAGACTGCCCATTTCTCAGCTCCGGGAAGCCGGAGTGA
- the LOC120674206 gene encoding uncharacterized protein LOC120674206 — protein sequence MGGGMEVHKNRWIEEWNAGRENLEFNFRWTRRSLAVVGLFGLAVPILVYKGIVREFHMQDEDAGRPLRKFL from the exons atgggtggcggGATGGAAGTGCACAAGAACCGGTGGATCGAGGAGTGGAACGCCGGCCGCGAGAACCTCGAGTTCAACTTCCGCTGGACGCGCCGCagcctcgccgtcgtcggccTATTCGGCCTCGCCGTCCCCATCCTCGTCTACAAGGGCATCGTTCGCGAATTC CACATGCAAGATGAGGATGCGGGAAGACCGTTGAGGAAGTTCCTGTAA
- the LOC120675652 gene encoding uncharacterized protein LOC120675652, with amino-acid sequence MRRDAVAAAPTAAGASPPIAAAVLPTGAVVIDVVGAPPLAEPPGVGCRICQLGSEDGGGSAAPGSEVIRLGCCCKDELGAAHRQCAEAWFRIKGDRRCEICGSDAKNITGLEVKKFMEQWHGRRMANIQTTERENHCWRQQPSCNFLLASLLIIFMLPWFLRVNLF; translated from the exons ATGCGGCgggacgccgtcgccgccgcgcccacggcggccggcgcctcgccgccgatcgccgccgccgtgctcccgaCGGGCGCGGTGGTCATCGACGTcgtgggggcgccgccgctggcggagCCCCCTGGGGTGGGGTGCCGGATCTGCCAACTCGGatccgaggacggcggcgggtcggcggcgccaGGGTCCGAGGTGATCCGGCTCGGCTGTTGCTGCAAGGACGAGCTCGGCGCCGCGCACCGGCAATGCGCCGAGGCGTGGTTCAGGATCAAGGGCGACAG GCGCTGCGAAATATGTGGTTCAGATGCCAAAAACATTACCGGGTTGGAAGTTAAAAAATTCATGGAGCAATGGCATGGCCGAAGAATGGCAAACATCCAAACAACAGAGAGGGAAAACCATTGTTGGAGACAGCAGCCCTCCTGTAATTTTCTGTTAGCAAGCTTACTGATTATTTTTATGCTACCCTGGTTTCTCCGTGTAAATTTGTTCTGA
- the LOC120675653 gene encoding mitochondrial import receptor subunit TOM7-1-like yields MASGAAEKGKALADSSESAAESAARRAREWTTWAMKKAKVVAHYGFIPFVILVGMNSEPKPRLAQLLSPI; encoded by the coding sequence ATGGCATCTGGGGCGGCGGAGAAGGGGAAGGCCCTGGCGGATAGCTCGGagtcggcggcggagagcgcggcgcggcgggcgcgggagtGGACCACGTGGGCGATGAAGAAGGCCAAGGTGGTGGCCCACTACGGCTTCATCCCCTTCGTCATCCTCGTCGGCATGAACTCCGAGCCCAAGCCCCGCCTCGCCCAGCTCCTCTCCCCCATCTAG
- the LOC120673817 gene encoding uncharacterized protein LOC120673817 — MGGGMEVHKNRWIEEWNAGRENLEFNFRWTRRSLAVVGLFGLAVPILVYKGIVREFQMQDEDAGRPLRKFL; from the exons ATGGGTGGCGGCATGGAGGTGCACAAGAACCGGTGGATCGAGGAGTGGAACGCCGGCCGCGAGAACCTCGAGTTCAACTTCCGCTGGACGCGCCGCagcctcgccgtcgtcggccTCTTCGGCCTCGCCGTCCCCATCCTCGTCTACAAGGGCATCGTTCGCGAATTC CAAATGCAAGATGAGGATGCAGGAAGACCGTTGAGGAAATTCTTGTAA
- the LOC120672363 gene encoding GTP-binding protein At2g22870-like, producing MLLRHRLLPRLLLLPSTHTSTSTLLRPSRLPRRLSLSPRFSALSHLAAAETVDQSDNEGAPHEDVQVKLPLDRLFVPPGATVDAGNQEAVSARVLKGSNIVLGPYARGDAQVVNADFVKSSVRPDDCPRDGRPEFALVGRSNVGKSSLLNSLVRRKRLALTSKKPGKTQCINHFIVNDSWYLVDLPGYGYASAPQEARTNWDEFTRNYFLSRETLVSVFLLIDASIPAKKIDLDYASWLGQNKVPMTLVFTKCDKRKKKKNGGRRPEENVETFQSLIREYFEAAPPWIMTSSVTNQGRDEILLHMSQLRNYWLKH from the exons atgctcctccgccaccgcctcctccctcgcctACTACTCCTTCCCTCCACCCACACCTCCACATCTACCCTCCTCCGTCCCTCGCGTTTGCCGCGCCGCCTCTCCCTCTCGCCCCGCTTCTCAGCACTCTCCCACCTAGCGGCCGCCGAGACCGTCGACCAATCAGACAACGAGGGGGCGCCCCACGAGGATGTGCAGGTCAAGCTCCCGCTCGATCGCCTCTTCGTGCCGCCCGGGGCGACAGTGGATGCGGGAAACCAGGAGGCCGTGAGCGCGCGGGTCCTCAAGGGATCCAACATCGTGCTGGGCCCGTACGCGCGCGGCGACGCGCAGGTGGTCAACGCGGATTTCGTGAAGAGCAGCGTGCGTCCCGATGACTGCCCCCGGGACGGGCGTCCGGAGTTCGCGCTCGTTGGCCGGTCCAACGTTGGCAAATCATCGCTGCTCAACTCGCTCGTCCGCCGCAAGCGCCTCGCGCTCACCTCCAAGAAGCCTG GGAAGACCCAATGTATCAATCATTTCATAGTAAATGACAGCTGGTATCTTGTTGACTTGCCTGGTTATGG ATATGCTTCTGCACCGCAGGAAGCTCGTACTAATTGGGATGAATTTACTCGAAATTATTTTCTCAGTAGGGAGACTTTGGTATCTGTTTTTCTCCTTATAGATGCAAGTATACCTGCCAAGAAGATTGATCTTGACTATGCTAGTTGGCTTGGTCAGAACAAG GTCCCCATGACACTGGTGTTCACAAAATGTGATAAacgcaagaagaagaaaaacggcGGGAGGAGACCGGAAGAAAACGTGGAAACCTTCCAGAGTCTGATCCGTGAATACTTTGAGGCGGCACCTCCCTGGATCATGACGAGCAGTGTGACCAACCAGGGCCGCGATGAGATACTGCTGCACATGTCTCAGCTTAGGAATTATTGGCTCAAGCATTGA
- the LOC120672071 gene encoding transcription repressor OFP8-like — protein sequence MHLREAMEEGSGAGGGTGRKKLKHRLAAILSVFSRHAGGGGRKRRENENEGEAKPPPVAFPFYSRIGGKKPGGGIADRRLSLSVPRPAPLVHITIDCAGRRSVDAADPSILPLPTLDAADRKPERRAAGLHNEAGEWEGRKCPPSSPFVAHLPPLPPVARWKERAGSSSQRLSTHSSRRLVSSSSSDDEYDEDSRNLFSSRSFSSDSSDFYNCPRKSTRARASVSGPCRAPQASARRGASQSCRYSFELPRGSTASAATDGGFAVVKRSADPYEDFRKSMKEMIAEWPAGGGGGEGEHSAERLLETYLVLNSPRHYPAILAAFADVREAIFP from the coding sequence ATGCACCTTCGTGAGGCGATGGAGGAGGGctccggcgcgggcggcggcaccgGGCGCAAGAAGCTGAAGCACCGCCTCGCGGCGATCCTCTCGGTGTTCTCCCGccacgcgggcggcggcggcaggaagcGCCGCGAGAATGAGAACGAGGGCGAAGcgaagccgccgccggtggcatTCCCGTTCTACTCCCGCATCGGCGGCAAGAAGCCCGGGGGCGGGATCGCCGACCGCCGGCTGTCCCTCTCCGtgccgcgccccgcgccgctgGTCCACATCACCATCGACTGCGCGGGGCGGCGCTCCGTCGACGCGGCCGACCCGTCCATCCTCCCGCTCCCGACGCTCGACGCCGCGGACAGGAAGCCGGAGCGGCGCGCCGCGGGGCTGCACAACGAGGCCGGCGAGTGGGAGGGCCGCAAGTGCCCGCCGTCCTCGCCCTTCGTGGCGcacctgccgccgctgccgcccgtgGCGCGGTGGAAGGAGCGGGCCGGCAGCTCGTCGCAGCGGCTGTCGACGCACTCGTCCCGCCGGCTCGTCAGCAGCTCGTCCTCCGACGACGAGTACGACGAGGACTCGAGGAACCTCTTCTCGTCGCGGAGCTTCTCCTCCGACTCGTCCGACTTCTACAACTGCCCGCGCAAGAGCACCAGGGCGCGCGCCTCCGTGTCGGGCCCGTGCCGCGCGCCCCAGGcctccgcgcggcgcggcgcgtccCAGAGCTGCCGGTACAGCTTCGAGCTGCCGCGGGGCTCGACCGCGTCGGCCGCGACGGACGGCGGGTTCGCGGTGGTGAAGCGGTCGGCCGACCCGTACGAGGACTTCCGCAAGTCGATGAAGGAGATGATCGCCGagtggccggcgggcggcggcggcggcgagggggagcaCAGCGCGGAGCGGCTGCTGGAGACGTACCTCGTGCTCAACTCGCCGCGCCACTACCCGGCGATCCTCGCGGCGTTCGCCGACGTGCGGGAGGCGATCTTCCCGTGA